One Solidesulfovibrio fructosivorans JJ] DNA window includes the following coding sequences:
- the rpmC gene encoding 50S ribosomal protein L29, which translates to MKTAELQELDVAALGQKLGESREELFKLRFQHATAQLEKTHRLRQVRKDIARILTVQNEKKRQA; encoded by the coding sequence ATGAAGACCGCCGAATTGCAGGAACTCGACGTCGCCGCCCTGGGCCAAAAGCTTGGCGAGTCCCGCGAGGAGCTCTTCAAGCTGCGTTTCCAGCACGCCACGGCGCAGCTGGAAAAGACGCATCGCCTGCGTCAGGTGCGCAAGGACATCGCGCGCATCCTGACCGTGCAAAACGAAAAAAAGCGCCAAGCGTAA
- the rplP gene encoding 50S ribosomal protein L16 gives MLAPKKTKFRKMQKGRLRGPATRGASIDFGEIGIKALEHGKLTSQQIEAARVAIMRHIKRGGKVWIRIFPDRVKTEKPAEVRQGKGKGSPVGWFAPVKPGRVLYEIKGVDLQTAKEALTRAQHKLPIKTKIVAKEGV, from the coding sequence ATGTTGGCTCCCAAGAAAACCAAATTCCGCAAGATGCAGAAGGGCCGGCTGCGCGGTCCCGCCACCCGGGGCGCCTCCATCGATTTCGGTGAGATCGGCATCAAGGCCCTGGAGCACGGCAAGCTGACCAGCCAGCAGATCGAGGCCGCCCGTGTCGCCATCATGCGGCACATCAAGCGCGGCGGCAAGGTCTGGATCCGCATCTTCCCGGACCGCGTCAAGACGGAGAAGCCCGCCGAAGTCCGTCAAGGTAAAGGCAAGGGTTCGCCCGTGGGCTGGTTCGCCCCGGTCAAGCCCGGCCGCGTGCTCTACGAGATCAAGGGCGTCGATCTGCAGACGGCCAAGGAAGCCCTGACCAGGGCCCAGCATAAGCTGCCGATCAAGACCAAGATCGTGGCCAAGGAGGGCGTCTAA
- the rplB gene encoding 50S ribosomal protein L2, with product MSIRKLKPTSAGRRFQTVSTFEEITRTEPEKSLCEGLPRASGRNCYGRITSRRRGGGNKRLYRIIDFKRDKSGVPATVFSVEYDPNRSARIALLHYADGEKRYILAPVGISVGDQVSAGDGADIKPGNALALKKIPVGTLLHNIELTPGRGGQICRAAGTYAQLVAKEGKYALLRLPSGEVRNILATCLATVGQVGNVMHENISIGKAGRNRWLGNRPKVRGVAMNPVDHPLGGGEGKSSGGRHPVTPWGKPTKGYKTRNKKKPSSKLIVKRRGQK from the coding sequence ATGTCCATCCGCAAGCTCAAGCCCACGTCGGCCGGTCGCCGGTTCCAGACGGTCTCCACCTTCGAGGAGATCACTCGGACCGAGCCCGAGAAGTCCCTGTGCGAGGGGCTTCCCCGCGCCTCCGGCCGCAACTGCTACGGCCGCATCACCTCGCGGCGGCGGGGCGGCGGCAACAAGCGCCTCTACCGCATCATCGACTTCAAGCGCGACAAGTCCGGCGTGCCGGCCACGGTGTTCTCCGTGGAGTACGACCCGAACCGTAGCGCCCGTATTGCGCTTTTGCATTACGCCGATGGTGAGAAGCGTTACATTTTGGCGCCGGTTGGGATTTCCGTCGGCGACCAGGTGAGCGCTGGCGACGGCGCGGACATCAAGCCCGGCAACGCCCTTGCCCTCAAGAAGATTCCCGTCGGCACGCTGCTGCACAATATCGAGCTGACCCCGGGCCGGGGCGGGCAGATCTGCCGCGCCGCCGGCACCTACGCCCAGCTCGTGGCCAAGGAGGGCAAGTACGCCCTGCTGCGCCTGCCTTCGGGCGAAGTGCGCAACATCCTGGCCACCTGCCTGGCCACCGTCGGCCAGGTCGGCAACGTGATGCACGAGAACATTTCCATCGGCAAGGCCGGGCGCAACCGCTGGCTGGGCAACCGCCCCAAGGTCCGCGGCGTGGCCATGAACCCCGTCGACCATCCGTTGGGCGGCGGCGAGGGCAAAAGCTCCGGCGGCCGCCACCCGGTCACTCCGTGGGGCAAGCCGACCAAGGGCTACAAGACCCGTAACAAGAAAAAGCCCTCGTCCAAGCTCATCGTCAAGCGGCGCGGACAAAAGTAA
- the rplV gene encoding 50S ribosomal protein L22: MEAKARAKFIRVSPQKARLVAANILGRPVEEAMNILKFTPKKSAKLIGKVLGSAVANAEQISGVDIDNLTVKQVIVNPGPTWKRIMTRSMGRAFRIVKRTSHITVVVAEN; this comes from the coding sequence ATGGAAGCCAAAGCGAGAGCCAAATTCATCCGCGTGTCGCCCCAGAAGGCGCGCCTCGTTGCCGCCAATATCCTCGGCCGTCCGGTTGAGGAGGCCATGAATATACTGAAGTTCACGCCCAAGAAGTCGGCCAAACTCATCGGCAAAGTCCTTGGCTCGGCCGTTGCCAATGCCGAGCAGATTTCGGGCGTCGACATCGACAACCTCACGGTCAAACAGGTGATCGTCAATCCCGGGCCGACCTGGAAGCGCATCATGACGCGCTCCATGGGCCGCGCCTTTCGGATCGTCAAGCGCACGAGCCATATCACCGTCGTCGTGGCCGAGAACTAG
- the rpsS gene encoding 30S ribosomal protein S19: MPRSLKKGPFVDGHLEKKVAYAVENKDRRVIKTWSRRSMILPEMVGLTFAVHNGKKFIPVFVSENMVGHKLGEFAPTRTFHGHAADKKSKVKK; encoded by the coding sequence ATGCCTCGTTCGCTGAAAAAAGGCCCGTTTGTCGACGGGCACCTGGAAAAGAAGGTCGCCTACGCCGTGGAGAACAAGGACCGCCGCGTGATCAAGACCTGGTCGCGTCGGTCCATGATCCTGCCCGAGATGGTGGGGCTCACCTTCGCCGTGCACAACGGCAAGAAGTTCATCCCGGTGTTCGTCTCGGAGAACATGGTCGGCCATAAGCTTGGCGAGTTCGCGCCCACGCGGACCTTCCACGGCCATGCCGCGGACAAGAAAAGCAAAGTGAAAAAGTAG
- the rplW gene encoding 50S ribosomal protein L23 has translation MEYANILLRPLVSEKATMVKDAANQVVFFVHPEANKIEIAKAVEKAFSVKVDSVRVVRRRPLARSRMGRVTGRIPGYKKAYVTLAQGDKIEFFEGV, from the coding sequence ATGGAGTACGCTAACATCTTGCTGCGGCCCCTGGTTTCCGAAAAGGCCACGATGGTGAAGGACGCCGCCAACCAGGTGGTTTTTTTCGTCCACCCCGAGGCGAACAAGATCGAGATCGCCAAGGCCGTGGAAAAGGCTTTTTCGGTCAAGGTCGATTCCGTCCGGGTCGTTCGGCGCCGTCCGCTGGCCCGCTCGCGCATGGGTCGGGTGACGGGACGCATTCCGGGCTACAAGAAAGCCTACGTGACCCTGGCGCAGGGTGATAAAATAGAGTTCTTCGAAGGGGTTTAG
- the rpsC gene encoding 30S ribosomal protein S3: MGQKVHPYGFRLGYNKNWLSRWFSKKDYPAFVFEDNKIRKFVKKNLYHAGISKIEIERAGGKIRLIIHTARPGIVIGRKGTEIEKVRGDLKQRFGREFTVEVNEIRRPEIDSQLVAENIALQLERRVAFRRAMKRTVGLSRKFGAEGIKVSCAGRLAGAEIARSEWYRDGRVPLQTLRADIDYGYAIAKTTYGVIGVKVWIFKGEILDHEVEA, from the coding sequence ATGGGCCAGAAAGTACATCCCTACGGGTTCCGGCTCGGGTACAACAAGAATTGGCTGTCCCGCTGGTTTTCCAAAAAGGATTATCCCGCGTTCGTTTTCGAGGACAACAAGATTCGCAAGTTCGTTAAAAAGAACCTGTACCACGCCGGAATTTCCAAAATCGAGATCGAACGGGCCGGGGGCAAGATCCGTCTCATCATCCACACCGCCCGTCCCGGCATCGTCATCGGCCGCAAGGGCACGGAGATCGAGAAGGTCCGCGGCGATCTCAAACAGCGCTTCGGCCGCGAGTTCACGGTCGAGGTCAACGAGATCCGCCGTCCGGAGATCGATTCCCAGCTGGTGGCCGAGAACATCGCCCTGCAGCTGGAGCGCCGCGTGGCCTTCCGTCGGGCCATGAAGCGCACGGTCGGGCTTTCGCGCAAGTTCGGGGCCGAGGGCATCAAGGTCTCCTGCGCCGGCCGGCTGGCCGGGGCGGAAATCGCCCGCTCCGAATGGTACCGCGACGGCCGCGTGCCGCTGCAGACCCTGCGCGCCGACATCGATTACGGCTACGCCATCGCCAAGACCACGTACGGCGTCATCGGTGTCAAGGTCTGGATTTTCAAAGGCGAGATCTTGGATCATGAGGTGGAAGCGTAA
- the rpsQ gene encoding 30S ribosomal protein S17, with protein sequence MEERKSNRRVLTGVVVSDKADKTITVMVETLVKHPLFKKYIRRRKKFMAHDPQNDCGVGDTVSIIEHRPLSARKRWHLVKIMEKAV encoded by the coding sequence ATGGAAGAACGTAAAAGCAACCGCCGGGTGCTGACCGGCGTCGTGGTTTCCGACAAGGCCGACAAGACCATCACGGTCATGGTCGAGACCTTGGTCAAGCATCCGCTGTTCAAGAAATATATCCGCCGCCGGAAAAAGTTCATGGCCCACGATCCGCAAAACGATTGCGGCGTCGGCGATACGGTCAGCATCATCGAGCATCGCCCGCTGTCTGCCCGTAAGCGCTGGCATCTCGTGAAAATCATGGAAAAAGCGGTTTAG